Below is a genomic region from Halobacterium sp. CBA1132.
GGGGTCGCCGTACCGCGCGAACACGACCAGCGCCATCGCGATGGCGGCCGCGAGACCGGTCACCAGCGACAGCGGCTTGTACCGCTCGGCGAAGCTCGGGGCGACGTAGTAGGAGTCCTGGAACTTCAGTTCCGTGGGGAGCGCGCCCGCTTGGAGGTTCACGCGGAGCTCTCGGGCTTCGGACATGGAGTTGGCGGTGATGACGAACCGGGGGTCCTGCACGAAGTCCCCGTTCTGGAAGCTCTCCGCGAGGTTCGCGCGGACGCCGGCGTCGTAGACGACTTCGCCGTCGAGGACAGTGAGCAGACAGTAGCCGCCGTTGGGGAACTGACAGCCGGCACTCGGTGCGTTCGCCGCGAACCCGTACTGGCGCATGTCAGCGGCGAACTCCTCGGCGATGTCCTGCGTGAGCGAGACCGGAACCGACGGCCGGTCGTCGATGACGCGCGCGGTGCTGACGTCGCTGCGCTGGAGCTGGGAGTGCGTGAGCACCGTCGCGTTCGTCTGGTTGCCGTTCTCCGGGTAGTACGCCAACATCTCGACCTCACCGCGGCCCTGAATCAGCGACCGCACTTCCGAGGCGTTCTGCCCGGGCACTTCGACGACGACGTAGTGGTCCCCGGACTGGGTCTCCGTCGTGTACACCGACGCGCCGGAGAACCCGGTGGCGTCGATTTTCGTGGAGATTGTGTCGACGATTTCGGTGCGCGTCGCGGACGTGAGACCGCGGTTGACCGAGTCGTAGGCGTACCCGAGGTCGTCGAGCGCGGTGCGGACCTCGGCGGTCGTGTTGTTCGAGTACACCTCCACGACGTCGGGGCTGTCGGTGGCGGTGCGGTCGCGGGCGGTCACGCTCCCGGCTTCGATGGAGAGCGCGCTCGCCACGTCGGCTTCAAGCGCGTTCCGCGTGGTCTCGTTGGTCGGGACGTCGACGCCGCTCGCGGTGACGCCGACAGCGGTCGCGCGCAGTCGGACGCCGCCGGAGAGTTCGAGGCCGTACTGGAGGTTCGTCGGTCGGGACGCGGCGGCTTCGTCGTCGCTGGCGGACGCGCCGATGCCCGGCGCGAACAGCGCGACCGACGACCCGAGCAGCAGTACGACGAGGAAGGTGACCCGCCAGTTCTCGCGGAGCCAGCTCATCGGGACACCCCCTCGAACTTGTACCAGCGAAGCAGTGTGACGTTCAGCATGTACGTGTTCATGAGGTCAGTCGTGAGGCCGAACACCAACACCAGCCCGATGGCGGTGAGCAACTGGATGCCGAAGATGTAGGAGACGACGGTCATCACGATCATCGTCGCGATGGAAGTGACGGTCATCGTGACACCGGTGCGCATCGCGCGGTGGACGCTCTCCCAGAAGTCCCCGGAGCGGCGCAGCACGTGGTTGTTCAGGAGGATGTCGGAGTCGACGCTGTAACCGATGAGCATCAACAGCGCGGCGACAGTCCCCAGCGAGAGCTTGATGTCGAGGACGTTCATCAACGCGATGGGGACGACGATGTCGCTGAACGCCGACAGCACAACGGCGATGGAGGGGACGAACGTTCGGAACAGCAGGAAGACGACGACGCTCATGCCGGCGAAGGCGATGCCGACGCCGAGGAGCGCGAGCCGCTGGGTGGAGCCCCCGAACGTCGCGGACGTGCTCTGGGACTGCACCACTTCGAAGCCGGCGTCGGTGGCCTGCTGGACGAGCGCCTGCTGGCTCTCGGACTGGAAGGTGACGAGATACCGAGAGCCGTCGGTCCCGATGGACCGGATGGACTCGTGTTGTTGTTCGAACGCGGCCGTAACCTGGGACTGGGGCACGTCGGCGTCGACGACGAGCTCCGTCCCGCCGGTGAACTCGATGCCGGGAGTGACCGGTGACCCCGTGAGGACGAACCACGCGCCGATGACCGCCAGCGCGACGACCAGTACCGCGAGCGGCGGCGCGACGAGCTGCCGCATGGAGTACTGGCTGAGGTCGACCTCGGGGACCTCGAAACTGGGCATGACTGCCGGTCGGGAGCGAGCGAGGTTAAGGCTTCTTATACCTCCGTCGGGAGGCTACGGCGCGAACCGCTCGGGAACGTGCCGGCGGACGCCGTCGGGAACCTGCGAAAACAGCCACGTCGCGACGGTCGGGAGGCGTTTGCGGACGACGACGTAGCCGGCGGAGACCGCGAGCGCGGCGGCGACGACCTGCTGGACGTCGGGCCCGAACGCCAGCGCCGCGGGGACGCCGAAGACGGCGGCGACGGCGAGGTCCTCGGGGGCGCCGTCGTAGCGGACGAGTCGCCGCGGCGGGAGCCAGCGGCCGTGGAAGTGGCTGTAGACGGCGCGCTCGCTCGTGCCCTTCCACGGTTCGAGTTCGAGGCCGCCGCCGAGCGCGTCGCTGGCGGCGTGGAGCGCGGCGGCGACGAGGAAGACGGTCGCGGCGACAGTCCACGTCGTCGGTGACGTGAGCGTGACGGCACCAGCGACGGCCGCCGCGATGCTGTAGTAGACCGGGAAGTGGAGCG
It encodes:
- a CDS encoding preprotein translocase subunit SecD translates to MSWLRENWRVTFLVVLLLGSSVALFAPGIGASASDDEAAASRPTNLQYGLELSGGVRLRATAVGVTASGVDVPTNETTRNALEADVASALSIEAGSVTARDRTATDSPDVVEVYSNNTTAEVRTALDDLGYAYDSVNRGLTSATRTEIVDTISTKIDATGFSGASVYTTETQSGDHYVVVEVPGQNASEVRSLIQGRGEVEMLAYYPENGNQTNATVLTHSQLQRSDVSTARVIDDRPSVPVSLTQDIAEEFAADMRQYGFAANAPSAGCQFPNGGYCLLTVLDGEVVYDAGVRANLAESFQNGDFVQDPRFVITANSMSEARELRVNLQAGALPTELKFQDSYYVAPSFAERYKPLSLVTGLAAAIAMALVVFARYGDPRVAVPMVFTALAEVVILLGFAAVSGLALDLSHIAGFIAVIGTGVDDLVIIADEVMTEEVGSQRVFKSRFRKALWVIGAAAVTTIIAMSPLAFLSLGDLRGFAIITILGVLIGVLVTRPAYGDILRRLLTGDH
- a CDS encoding metal-dependent hydrolase, with the protein product MMATTHALVGLAVAALASLVAPEFGVMIAVAGLAGGVFPDLDLYAGHRRTLHFPVYYSIAAAVAGAVTLTSPTTWTVAATVFLVAAALHAASDALGGGLELEPWKGTSERAVYSHFHGRWLPPRRLVRYDGAPEDLAVAAVFGVPAALAFGPDVQQVVAAALAVSAGYVVVRKRLPTVATWLFSQVPDGVRRHVPERFAP
- the secF gene encoding protein translocase subunit SecF, with protein sequence MPSFEVPEVDLSQYSMRQLVAPPLAVLVVALAVIGAWFVLTGSPVTPGIEFTGGTELVVDADVPQSQVTAAFEQQHESIRSIGTDGSRYLVTFQSESQQALVQQATDAGFEVVQSQSTSATFGGSTQRLALLGVGIAFAGMSVVVFLLFRTFVPSIAVVLSAFSDIVVPIALMNVLDIKLSLGTVAALLMLIGYSVDSDILLNNHVLRRSGDFWESVHRAMRTGVTMTVTSIATMIVMTVVSYIFGIQLLTAIGLVLVFGLTTDLMNTYMLNVTLLRWYKFEGVSR